One window from the genome of Dyella sp. A6 encodes:
- the tsaB gene encoding tRNA (adenosine(37)-N6)-threonylcarbamoyltransferase complex dimerization subunit type 1 TsaB, translated as MNLLAIETATESCSVALVHGDMVIERSEIAPRKHAERVLPMADALLAEAGLGRHALDGIAVGRGPGAFTGVRLAVSLAQGMALALDLPVVTVSSLAALALEAPDDDAAILAVIDARMGEIYAASYRREAGVLVPLDAERVGTADLLELPEAGSWHVVGSGWATYAQILRGRLTGALVSAEGDRYPQARHVAELAVREFQAGRAVSPEQALPVYLRDKVALTLAEQGKPVP; from the coding sequence ATGAATCTGCTCGCGATCGAAACTGCTACCGAATCCTGTTCCGTCGCGCTGGTGCATGGCGACATGGTGATCGAGCGCAGCGAAATCGCCCCGCGCAAGCATGCCGAGCGCGTGTTGCCGATGGCGGACGCGCTGCTGGCCGAGGCGGGCCTGGGTCGGCATGCGCTGGACGGTATTGCCGTGGGGCGTGGCCCCGGTGCATTCACCGGGGTGCGGCTGGCGGTGTCGCTGGCGCAGGGCATGGCGCTGGCGCTGGACCTGCCGGTGGTGACGGTGTCCTCGCTGGCCGCACTGGCGCTGGAGGCGCCGGACGACGATGCGGCGATCCTGGCGGTGATCGATGCCCGGATGGGCGAAATCTATGCCGCCAGCTACCGCCGCGAGGCGGGCGTACTGGTTCCGCTCGATGCCGAGCGCGTCGGCACGGCCGACCTGCTCGAGTTGCCCGAAGCAGGCTCCTGGCACGTGGTGGGCAGCGGTTGGGCGACCTATGCACAGATCCTGCGCGGACGGCTTACCGGGGCGCTGGTCTCGGCCGAAGGCGACCGCTATCCGCAGGCACGTCATGTGGCTGAGCTGGCCGTGCGCGAATTCCAGGCCGGCCGGGCCGTGTCCCCGGAACAGGCGCTGCCGGTCTACCTGCGCGACAAGGTGGCACTGACCCTCGCCGAACAGGGCAAACCCGTCCCCTGA
- the rimI gene encoding ribosomal protein S18-alanine N-acetyltransferase yields the protein MVAVARPSTEMRLMRGEDLPAVHALETASYEFPWTAGIFADCLRAGHPCWVLCVDGAVAGYGVLSIGAGEAHLLNLCIGPDWRGRGLGRHLLRRLLDIARWNGAQQVFLEVRPSNPVAHDLYVSAGFHEIGRRPRYYPAKDGREDAIVMTLELVKPSV from the coding sequence ATGGTCGCGGTAGCACGTCCATCGACGGAGATGCGGCTGATGCGCGGCGAGGATCTACCGGCGGTCCACGCACTGGAAACCGCGTCCTACGAATTTCCATGGACAGCCGGCATCTTCGCCGACTGCCTGCGCGCCGGCCATCCATGTTGGGTGCTGTGTGTCGACGGTGCGGTCGCCGGCTATGGCGTGTTGTCGATTGGTGCCGGCGAGGCGCACCTGCTGAACCTGTGCATCGGGCCGGACTGGCGCGGTCGCGGCCTGGGCCGGCACTTGCTGCGCCGCCTGCTGGACATTGCCCGCTGGAACGGTGCGCAGCAGGTGTTTCTGGAAGTGCGTCCGTCCAACCCGGTGGCGCACGACCTTTACGTGTCGGCCGGCTTCCACGAGATCGGCCGACGCCCGCGTTATTACCCGGCGAAGGACGGCCGCGAGGACGCGATCGTGATGACGCTGGAGCTGGTCAAGCCGAGCGTGTAG
- the pssA gene encoding CDP-diacylglycerol--serine O-phosphatidyltransferase yields the protein MSDSTPVRRPRHRGIYLLPNLFTTGAMFAGFYAIVASIGGRFTDAAIAVFVAALLDGMDGRVARLTGTQSEFGVQYDSLSDLVSFGLAPALVMYNWSLAGLREYGPLWGKIGWSAAFLYAACGALRLARFNTQVGVIDKRYFQGLASPAAAAVCMSFVWCMQVVGISGNDLCFVMPFMASAVGLLMVSRVRYYSFKSLPMGDHVPFAWIVTAMLLLVLLFLDPPWVLFVVFSIYLLSGPALTLWGVASRRRLQRSGA from the coding sequence ATGAGCGACAGTACGCCTGTACGGCGGCCGCGGCACCGCGGCATCTATCTGCTGCCGAATTTGTTCACCACCGGTGCGATGTTCGCCGGTTTCTATGCGATCGTGGCCAGTATCGGCGGGCGCTTCACCGACGCGGCCATCGCCGTGTTCGTGGCGGCGCTGCTGGACGGCATGGACGGTCGGGTGGCCCGGCTTACCGGCACGCAGAGCGAGTTCGGCGTGCAGTACGACTCCTTGTCCGACCTGGTCAGTTTCGGTCTGGCACCGGCCCTGGTGATGTACAACTGGTCGCTGGCCGGGCTGCGCGAATACGGTCCGCTGTGGGGCAAGATCGGTTGGTCCGCGGCGTTCCTGTATGCCGCGTGCGGCGCCTTGCGGCTGGCGCGCTTCAATACCCAGGTGGGGGTGATCGACAAGCGCTATTTCCAGGGCCTGGCCAGTCCGGCGGCGGCGGCGGTGTGCATGTCCTTCGTATGGTGCATGCAGGTCGTCGGCATCAGCGGCAACGACCTGTGCTTCGTGATGCCCTTCATGGCCAGTGCGGTCGGTCTGCTGATGGTCAGCCGGGTCCGCTACTACAGCTTCAAGTCGCTGCCGATGGGCGACCACGTGCCGTTCGCGTGGATCGTCACCGCGATGCTGTTGCTGGTGCTGCTGTTCCTGGACCCGCCGTGGGTGCTGTTCGTGGTGTTCTCGATCTATCTGCTGTCCGGTCCGGCGCTGACCCTGTGGGGTGTGGCAAGCCGCCGGCGCCTGCAGCGGAGCGGGGCGTGA
- a CDS encoding DUF4124 domain-containing protein codes for MRRLSLAIALLLIAPLACAQVYKWTDAHGTVHYSQTPPPTGTKYSRVNIEDSGAPMAASNVSSETEGPSDQSPPPSGNLPVADTPANRAKLCNSLRNNLNLLKSTRPVVMNTGGKRQLINAEQRKQQLDDANAQYQRYCSN; via the coding sequence ATGCGCCGCCTGTCCCTCGCCATTGCCTTGCTGCTGATCGCGCCCCTGGCCTGCGCTCAGGTGTACAAATGGACCGATGCCCATGGCACGGTACACTATTCGCAGACGCCTCCGCCGACCGGCACCAAGTACAGCCGGGTCAACATCGAGGACTCCGGCGCCCCGATGGCTGCGTCGAATGTATCTTCGGAAACCGAAGGCCCGTCGGACCAGAGTCCGCCGCCGTCCGGAAATCTTCCGGTGGCTGACACGCCGGCCAACCGCGCCAAACTGTGCAACTCGCTCCGGAACAACCTGAATCTGTTGAAGAGCACCCGCCCGGTGGTGATGAATACCGGCGGCAAACGCCAGCTGATCAACGCCGAACAGCGCAAGCAGCAGCTCGACGACGCCAACGCGCAATACCAGCGCTACTGCTCGAATTGA
- a CDS encoding YeiH family protein, protein MPLIGGPVFGIVLGILVRNLFSPGVQFTPGIQFGGKQVLQWSIIALGFGLSLTQVAKTGLESLSVTLVTMTVAFVSALLLGRLLKVHGKLQILIGVGTAICGGSAIAAVTPIIEPDEHDTAFAISTIFLFNLVAVLLFPLLGHLMHLSDLGFGLWAGTAINDTSSVVAAGYSYSHAAGDFATIVKLTRATLIIPVCLILAFATAWRAKRAARHSDEPVNFSLRRIFPWFILWFLVASGLRTMGYVPVVALPAIRFAAEFMIIVALTAIGLSANLRKMASTGPRPILLGLGVWAAVSISSLLVQLVIGQL, encoded by the coding sequence CTGCCGCTGATCGGTGGCCCGGTGTTCGGCATCGTACTGGGCATCCTGGTGCGCAACCTGTTCTCGCCCGGCGTCCAGTTCACGCCGGGCATCCAGTTCGGCGGCAAGCAGGTGCTGCAGTGGTCGATCATCGCGCTGGGCTTCGGCCTGAGCCTGACCCAGGTGGCCAAGACCGGCCTGGAGTCGCTGTCGGTGACACTGGTGACGATGACGGTGGCCTTCGTCAGCGCGCTGCTGCTCGGCCGTCTGCTGAAGGTGCATGGCAAGCTGCAGATCCTGATCGGCGTGGGTACCGCGATCTGCGGTGGCTCGGCGATCGCCGCGGTGACGCCGATCATCGAGCCCGACGAGCACGACACCGCGTTCGCGATCTCCACCATCTTCCTGTTCAACCTGGTCGCGGTGCTGCTGTTTCCCTTGCTTGGCCACCTGATGCACCTGTCCGACCTCGGTTTCGGCCTGTGGGCGGGCACCGCGATCAACGACACCTCGTCGGTGGTGGCCGCCGGCTACAGCTACAGCCATGCCGCAGGCGACTTCGCCACCATCGTCAAGCTGACCCGCGCCACGCTGATCATCCCGGTGTGCCTGATCCTGGCCTTCGCGACCGCCTGGCGCGCCAAGCGCGCGGCACGTCACTCCGACGAACCGGTGAATTTCAGCCTGCGCCGCATCTTCCCCTGGTTCATTCTGTGGTTCCTGGTGGCCTCCGGGCTGCGCACGATGGGCTACGTCCCGGTGGTGGCACTGCCGGCGATCCGCTTCGCGGCGGAATTCATGATCATCGTCGCGCTGACCGCGATCGGCCTGTCGGCCAACCTGCGCAAGATGGCGTCCACCGGCCCCCGGCCGATCCTGCTGGGACTGGGCGTGTGGGCGGCGGTCTCGATCAGCAGCCTGCTGGTGCAGCTGGTGATCGGACAGCTGTAA
- a CDS encoding proline--tRNA ligase — MRLSQFHLATVKEVPADAELASHRLMLRTGMIRKLAAGVYTWSPLGLRVLRKVEHVVREEMNRAGAIEMLMPTIQPQELWEETGRWQKFGGQLLKIKDRKEQGFCYGPTAEEVVTDFARNELNSYKQLPVNFYQIQTKFRDEIRPRFGVMRAREFLMKDAYSFHLTQESLGETYQAMYDAYSRIFTRLGLTFRAVQADTGAIGGNASHEFQVLAESGEDAIAFSDGSDYAANIEKAEALAPAGERPAANAELARVETPSQKTIDEVSAFLKVAPAQCVKTLLVKGRDGLVALCLRGDHEVNEIKAGKLPELPEESVLASEQEILAAVGARPGSIGPVGLPASIPVIVDRSAAVLADFVCGGNQDGTHYVGANWERDARITRIEDIRQVVDGDPSPDGKGTLHLARGIEVGHVFQLGRKYAEALDATVLDDQGKAQVMSMGCYGIGISRIVAAAIEQRHDDAGIRWPEAMAPWRVAVCVINPKRDEAVTAAAESLYRELAAHGVETVLDDRGLRPGAMFADIELIGIPHRVVVSERGLAAGTLEYRARDAEESQAITRDRLFELLG, encoded by the coding sequence ATGCGCCTCAGCCAATTCCACCTGGCCACCGTCAAGGAAGTCCCTGCCGACGCCGAACTCGCCAGCCATCGGCTGATGTTGCGTACCGGCATGATCCGCAAGCTGGCAGCTGGCGTTTATACCTGGAGCCCGCTGGGTCTTCGCGTATTGCGCAAAGTGGAACATGTCGTGCGCGAGGAAATGAACCGCGCCGGCGCCATCGAAATGCTGATGCCCACGATCCAGCCGCAGGAGTTGTGGGAGGAAACCGGTCGCTGGCAGAAGTTCGGCGGTCAGCTGCTGAAAATCAAGGATCGCAAGGAACAGGGTTTCTGCTACGGCCCCACCGCCGAGGAAGTGGTCACCGATTTCGCCCGCAACGAGCTCAACAGCTACAAGCAGCTGCCGGTCAATTTCTATCAGATCCAGACCAAGTTCCGCGACGAGATCCGCCCCCGTTTCGGGGTGATGCGCGCGCGCGAATTCCTGATGAAGGACGCCTATTCCTTCCATCTCACCCAGGAATCGCTAGGCGAAACCTATCAGGCCATGTACGACGCCTATTCGCGCATATTCACGCGACTCGGCCTGACATTCCGCGCGGTGCAGGCGGATACCGGCGCCATTGGCGGCAATGCCAGCCATGAATTCCAGGTATTGGCCGAATCCGGCGAAGACGCCATCGCATTTTCCGACGGTTCCGATTACGCCGCGAATATCGAAAAGGCCGAAGCGCTGGCACCGGCCGGCGAACGCCCGGCAGCAAACGCCGAACTGGCGCGCGTGGAAACGCCTTCGCAGAAAACCATCGACGAGGTCAGCGCGTTCCTGAAAGTCGCCCCTGCGCAATGCGTGAAAACACTGCTAGTCAAGGGCCGCGACGGCCTGGTCGCGCTGTGCCTGCGCGGCGATCACGAGGTCAACGAGATCAAGGCCGGCAAGCTGCCCGAACTGCCCGAGGAATCCGTGCTCGCCAGCGAACAGGAGATCCTGGCCGCGGTCGGCGCGCGGCCCGGCTCGATCGGCCCGGTTGGCCTGCCCGCATCCATTCCGGTCATCGTCGACCGCAGCGCCGCCGTGCTGGCCGACTTCGTCTGCGGTGGCAATCAGGACGGTACCCACTACGTCGGCGCCAACTGGGAACGCGACGCGCGCATCACGCGCATCGAGGACATCCGTCAGGTCGTCGATGGCGACCCCTCCCCCGACGGCAAGGGCACGCTGCACCTCGCACGCGGCATCGAAGTGGGTCATGTCTTCCAGCTCGGCCGCAAGTATGCCGAGGCACTGGACGCCACCGTGCTCGACGACCAGGGCAAGGCACAGGTGATGTCGATGGGCTGCTACGGCATCGGCATCAGCCGCATCGTCGCCGCCGCCATCGAGCAGCGTCATGACGACGCGGGCATCCGCTGGCCGGAAGCCATGGCGCCCTGGCGCGTGGCCGTCTGCGTGATCAATCCCAAGCGCGATGAAGCCGTTACCGCAGCCGCCGAATCGCTTTATCGCGAACTCGCTGCGCATGGCGTGGAAACCGTGCTCGACGACCGCGGTCTGCGCCCGGGTGCGATGTTTGCCGACATCGAACTTATCGGCATTCCGCACCGCGTGGTGGTCAGCGAGCGCGGTCTTGCCGCCGGCACGCTGGAATACCGCGCACGCGACGCCGAAGAAAGCCAGGCGATTACCCGGGACCGGTTATTCGAGCTGCTCGGCTAA
- a CDS encoding NfeD family protein → MSHDLWWVLALVLIVVEVVAPGYFMLWIGIAAAAMGVLLWIVPGMSLLLQAVMFALLAFASCAVYAIWLRPRLRAREPSAERLNRRAEQMIGQRYVLAEAIVNGRGKARVGDGQWLVSGPDLPVGSAVEVTAVDGTTLVVRAAD, encoded by the coding sequence ATGAGCCATGACCTGTGGTGGGTCCTTGCGCTGGTGCTGATCGTCGTCGAAGTGGTTGCGCCGGGGTATTTCATGTTGTGGATCGGCATCGCGGCGGCGGCGATGGGCGTGCTGCTGTGGATCGTTCCGGGCATGTCGCTGCTGCTGCAGGCGGTGATGTTCGCGCTGCTCGCCTTTGCGTCCTGCGCGGTCTACGCCATCTGGCTACGGCCACGCCTGCGCGCCCGCGAGCCGTCGGCCGAGCGCCTGAACCGGCGGGCTGAGCAGATGATCGGTCAGCGCTATGTGCTGGCGGAAGCTATCGTCAACGGTCGCGGCAAGGCCCGCGTGGGCGATGGCCAGTGGCTGGTCAGCGGCCCGGACCTGCCGGTGGGCAGTGCGGTCGAGGTGACTGCTGTCGACGGCACCACGCTGGTGGTGCGCGCCGCAGACTGA
- a CDS encoding H-NS histone family protein, whose translation MAIDIKNLNHNQLNELINKAQVRQGELRKEKVAKLREKVHALIKAEGYTFEDIFGGARAKRRSTGTVAPKYRNPANPEQTWSGRGKRPRWFNDALKAGKKEKDLAI comes from the coding sequence ATGGCCATCGATATTAAGAACCTCAACCATAACCAGCTCAACGAGCTGATCAACAAGGCGCAGGTGCGCCAGGGCGAGCTGCGCAAGGAAAAGGTCGCCAAGCTGCGCGAGAAAGTCCACGCGCTGATCAAGGCCGAAGGCTATACCTTCGAGGATATTTTCGGCGGCGCCCGCGCCAAGCGTCGCAGCACCGGCACGGTGGCCCCGAAGTATCGCAATCCGGCCAATCCGGAGCAGACCTGGTCCGGCCGTGGCAAGCGTCCGCGCTGGTTCAACGACGCCCTGAAGGCCGGCAAGAAGGAAAAAGACCTGGCGATCTGA
- a CDS encoding valine--tRNA ligase, producing MEKSFEPRPIESTWYARWQDSGAFRPSGQGEPYCILLPPPNVTGTLHMGHAFQQTVMDMLVRYHRMRGFDTLWQVGTDHAGIATQKIVENQLANENKTRHDLGREPFVERVWQWKEESGSTITNQMRRLGVSADWSRERFTMDEGLSAAVRKVFVEWYRAGLIYRGNRLVNWDPALGTAVSDLEVDNEERDGHLWSIRYPVTDATGTGNDESIVVATTRPETMLGDVAVAVHPEDERYAHLVGKTLTLPLTGRQIPVIADDYVEREFGTGCVKITPAHDFNDYAIGQRHKLAPITIFTLDAKVSDNAPASYRGMDRYDARKAVLADLEAQGLLVETKPHKLKVPLSQRSGAVIEPMLTDQWFVDLTRDTLDDGRPGGRSAITAPALNAVRSGEIKFVPENWSTTYTQWLDNIQDWCISRQLWWGHRIPAWYDEAGNIFVGEDEADARAHATTPPVGALRQDDDVLDTWFSSALWPFSTLGWPLDGPVTDASGNVVADWTHDRIYLPSAVLVTGFDIIFFWVARMVMATKYFTGKVPFREVYINAIVRDAEGQKMSKSKGNTLDPLDLIDGIELEPLVAKSTRSLLIPQVREKVEKRICKEYPDGIKPIGTDALRFTFAALASYSRTINFDIKRAEGYKAFCNKLWNAARFVLMNMPEGDIAAPAGAPATEAERWILTRLRQTLGEVEQHFVSYRFDHLAQSIYEFVWNEYCDWFLELSKPALNGDDATAAASTRHTLLVVLEAVLRALHPIIPFITEEIWQELPLRSSPRIGAQPASAAKHAGELLIDCRYPQAADFAADEIATAEIEWFKAVLSGIRKIRAEMNIPPGKTIPLLFGDGDATDRERAAKFAAQIAFLARVDAPQWIEPGTDEPATAAAVVGSLRVLIPLAGLIDLDAEKARLAKEVARIESEIRKCEGKLGNANFVANAPAEVVAQERQRITDWTTQLAALREQAAKLGR from the coding sequence ATGGAAAAGAGTTTCGAGCCCCGCCCGATCGAGTCGACGTGGTACGCCCGCTGGCAGGACAGCGGCGCATTCCGCCCATCCGGGCAGGGCGAGCCCTATTGCATATTGCTGCCGCCACCCAACGTCACCGGCACGCTGCACATGGGGCACGCCTTCCAGCAGACGGTGATGGACATGCTGGTGCGCTACCACCGCATGCGTGGCTTCGACACCTTGTGGCAGGTCGGTACCGACCACGCCGGCATCGCCACCCAGAAGATCGTCGAGAACCAGCTCGCCAACGAGAACAAGACGCGCCACGACCTCGGCCGCGAGCCGTTCGTGGAACGGGTGTGGCAGTGGAAGGAGGAGTCCGGCTCCACCATCACCAACCAGATGCGCCGGCTGGGCGTTTCAGCCGACTGGTCGCGCGAGCGCTTCACCATGGACGAAGGCCTTTCCGCCGCGGTGCGCAAGGTTTTCGTGGAGTGGTACCGCGCCGGCCTGATCTACCGCGGCAACCGGCTGGTGAACTGGGACCCGGCGCTGGGCACCGCCGTGTCCGACCTGGAAGTCGACAACGAGGAACGCGACGGCCACCTGTGGTCGATCCGCTATCCCGTTACTGATGCGACCGGCACCGGCAACGACGAGAGCATCGTGGTCGCCACCACCCGGCCCGAGACCATGCTGGGCGACGTCGCCGTGGCGGTGCATCCGGAAGACGAGCGCTACGCCCACCTGGTCGGCAAGACCCTCACGCTGCCGCTGACCGGCCGGCAGATTCCGGTGATCGCCGACGACTACGTCGAGCGCGAATTCGGCACCGGCTGCGTGAAGATCACCCCGGCGCACGACTTCAACGACTACGCCATCGGCCAGCGCCACAAACTGGCGCCGATCACCATCTTCACGCTGGACGCCAAGGTCAGCGACAACGCGCCGGCAAGCTACCGCGGCATGGACCGCTACGACGCACGCAAGGCCGTGCTGGCCGACCTCGAGGCCCAGGGCCTGCTGGTCGAGACCAAGCCGCACAAGCTCAAGGTGCCGCTGAGCCAGCGTTCGGGTGCGGTGATCGAACCGATGCTCACCGACCAGTGGTTCGTCGATCTCACCCGCGACACCCTGGACGACGGCCGTCCCGGCGGCCGCAGCGCGATCACCGCGCCGGCGCTGAACGCCGTGCGCTCGGGCGAAATCAAGTTCGTGCCGGAAAACTGGAGCACCACCTACACCCAGTGGCTGGACAACATCCAGGACTGGTGCATCAGCCGCCAGCTGTGGTGGGGGCATCGCATCCCCGCCTGGTACGACGAGGCCGGCAACATCTTCGTGGGCGAGGACGAAGCCGATGCGCGGGCGCATGCGACCACTCCGCCGGTGGGCGCACTGCGCCAGGACGACGACGTGCTCGACACCTGGTTCAGTTCCGCGCTGTGGCCGTTCTCGACGCTGGGCTGGCCGCTAGACGGCCCGGTGACGGACGCCAGCGGCAACGTGGTTGCCGACTGGACGCACGATCGCATCTACCTGCCCAGTGCCGTGCTGGTCACCGGTTTCGACATCATCTTCTTCTGGGTCGCCCGGATGGTGATGGCGACCAAGTACTTCACCGGCAAGGTGCCGTTCCGCGAGGTCTACATCAACGCCATCGTGCGTGATGCCGAAGGCCAGAAGATGTCCAAGTCCAAGGGCAATACGCTGGACCCGCTGGACCTGATCGACGGCATCGAGCTGGAGCCGCTGGTGGCCAAGTCCACCCGCTCGCTGCTGATTCCGCAGGTGCGCGAGAAAGTGGAGAAGCGCATCTGCAAGGAATACCCAGACGGCATCAAGCCGATCGGCACCGACGCACTGCGCTTCACCTTCGCGGCACTGGCCAGCTACAGCCGCACGATCAATTTCGACATCAAGCGCGCCGAGGGCTACAAGGCGTTCTGCAACAAGCTGTGGAACGCCGCCCGCTTCGTGCTGATGAACATGCCGGAGGGCGACATCGCAGCCCCGGCCGGCGCGCCGGCGACCGAGGCCGAGCGCTGGATCCTCACCCGGCTCAGGCAGACCCTGGGCGAGGTCGAACAGCACTTCGTCAGCTACCGCTTCGACCACCTGGCGCAGTCGATCTACGAGTTCGTCTGGAACGAGTACTGCGACTGGTTCCTGGAACTGTCCAAGCCTGCGCTCAACGGCGACGACGCCACCGCCGCGGCATCCACCCGCCACACCCTGCTGGTGGTGCTGGAAGCGGTGCTGCGCGCGCTGCATCCGATCATCCCGTTCATCACCGAGGAAATCTGGCAGGAACTGCCGCTGCGTTCCTCGCCGCGCATCGGCGCACAGCCCGCATCCGCAGCGAAACACGCAGGCGAGCTGCTGATCGACTGCCGCTACCCGCAGGCTGCCGACTTTGCGGCCGACGAGATCGCCACGGCCGAGATCGAATGGTTCAAGGCGGTGCTGTCCGGCATCCGGAAGATCCGCGCCGAGATGAACATTCCGCCAGGCAAGACCATCCCGCTGCTGTTCGGCGACGGCGACGCCACGGATCGCGAGCGCGCGGCCAAGTTCGCCGCGCAGATCGCCTTCCTGGCGCGCGTGGACGCACCGCAGTGGATCGAACCAGGCACCGACGAACCGGCCACGGCCGCCGCGGTGGTCGGCTCGCTGCGCGTGCTTATTCCGCTGGCCGGACTGATCGACCTGGATGCCGAGAAGGCCCGCCTGGCCAAGGAAGTGGCCCGCATCGAAAGCGAGATCCGGAAGTGCGAGGGCAAGCTGGGCAATGCGAACTTCGTCGCCAATGCACCGGCCGAGGTGGTGGCACAGGAGCGTCAGCGCATCACCGACTGGACCACCCAGTTGGCCGCACTGCGCGAGCAGGCCGCCAAGCTGGGCAGGTAA
- a CDS encoding threonine/serine ThrE exporter family protein: protein MSNVAPLLQPTMAALNTRIAFLVELARRLHKYGTSAPRLEIAVSGVAQRLGLNAEVWSSPTAIIISFADLAQGEEGLAQVTQVVRLSPGDVNLKKLCRADDIADLVIEGKLDLREGFRQLRALDLPDSRREQAKIIASYGLSAASVAALFLHSSWLDVLVACVIGVLIGWITMLSATRPRLSVASDAICALVATSVTIAFSALVEPLAIKSVVLSSLIVLVPGMSLTTAVREISSQHLVSGMARMGGAMATLLKLAFGTLAGSELCAAFGINARDFVLPPLPGWMDYPALLVAAVAFAMLFRAARRDWPVVIMAVVVGYLATRWGGEISGRLPAAPFGVFVGGLVLSALANAYARYAHRPGAVVREPGILLLVPGSVGFRSVSYLLERSTELGMDTGVLLVTLLIALVAGLMFGELLVAPRRSL from the coding sequence ATGAGCAACGTCGCCCCCTTGCTGCAGCCGACCATGGCGGCGCTGAACACGCGCATCGCCTTCTTGGTCGAGCTGGCGCGCCGGCTGCACAAGTACGGCACATCGGCACCGCGCCTGGAAATCGCCGTGTCGGGCGTGGCCCAGCGGCTGGGCCTGAATGCCGAAGTGTGGTCCAGCCCCACGGCGATCATCATTTCCTTTGCCGACCTGGCGCAGGGCGAGGAGGGGCTGGCGCAGGTGACCCAGGTGGTACGGCTGTCGCCCGGCGACGTGAACCTCAAGAAGCTGTGCCGTGCCGACGACATCGCCGACCTGGTGATCGAAGGCAAGCTGGACCTGCGCGAGGGCTTCCGCCAGTTGCGGGCGCTGGATCTGCCCGACTCGCGCCGCGAGCAGGCCAAGATCATCGCCAGCTATGGCCTGTCCGCGGCCAGCGTGGCGGCGCTGTTCCTGCACAGCTCGTGGCTCGATGTGCTGGTGGCCTGTGTGATCGGAGTGCTGATCGGCTGGATCACCATGCTATCGGCGACCCGGCCGCGTCTATCGGTGGCCAGCGACGCCATCTGCGCGCTGGTGGCCACCTCGGTGACGATCGCGTTCAGTGCACTGGTGGAGCCGTTGGCGATCAAGTCGGTGGTGCTTTCCAGCCTGATCGTGCTGGTCCCCGGCATGTCGCTGACCACGGCCGTGCGCGAAATCTCCAGCCAGCACCTGGTCTCCGGCATGGCGCGCATGGGTGGTGCCATGGCCACCCTGCTCAAGCTGGCCTTCGGCACACTGGCGGGGTCCGAGTTGTGTGCAGCGTTCGGCATCAATGCACGCGACTTCGTGCTGCCGCCCCTGCCGGGCTGGATGGATTACCCGGCGCTGCTGGTGGCCGCCGTCGCCTTCGCGATGCTGTTCCGTGCCGCGCGCCGCGACTGGCCGGTGGTGATCATGGCGGTGGTGGTTGGTTATCTGGCGACCCGCTGGGGCGGCGAGATATCCGGCCGCTTGCCGGCCGCGCCATTCGGTGTGTTCGTCGGCGGACTGGTGCTCAGTGCGTTGGCGAATGCCTATGCGCGCTATGCGCATCGCCCGGGTGCGGTGGTGCGTGAGCCGGGCATCCTGTTGCTGGTGCCGGGCAGCGTGGGTTTCCGCAGTGTTTCCTATCTGCTGGAGCGCAGTACCGAACTGGGCATGGATACCGGCGTATTGCTGGTGACCCTGCTTATCGCGCTGGTGGCCGGACTGATGTTCGGCGAACTGCTGGTAGCGCCGCGGCGATCGCTGTGA